The nucleotide sequence TCATGAACCAGAATCCGTCCGAGCTCCGGAAGCTATGCGACAATCCTGTGCTCGTGTCGAGCGCCGTCTCCGAGGTCATACGCTACCAGACGCCGATCGCACACATGCGCCGCACTGCCATGGTCGATATCGTGATAGGCAACAAGCAAATCAGGCGAGGCGATAAGGTCGTCATGTGGTACATTTCCGGGAACCGAGACGATGAGGTCATCGACCAGGCCGACAGCTTCATCATCGATCGGAAGGACTCACGGCAACACCTCTCGTTCGGGTTCGGTATCCATCGCTGTGTCGGAAGACACCTTGCGGAACTGCAGCTGAAGATCCTTTGGGAAGAAATGCTGAATAGACGCCTGGACATCAAGGTGGTCGGCGAGCCGGAACGAGTCGCGTCTAACTTCGTGCACGGTTATTCCGCCCTCCCAGTGCAGATGGTCGCTTAGGCAATAGGCTCCTACTTGCAATCGCTCTGAGATGAGCCGGAGCTTGCAACCGTGAGCCGGTCCGAGCAGCTCCCCACGCTGGGAGAGGTGTTCTCGCGATCTTCGAAAGCACCGGCGGATGTCCAGACACATGTCGAATATTCGATGAGTGCACTCCCGCCAACGCCGTCGGCACAAAGGCGAGTTCATTAGGCAATGTCGGCGTGACGACGCTCAACGTCGTCACCCGAGAAGATCGTGCTATTTGCGGTTTTTCGTGTTGGAGAGTTTCTCGCCTGGCCCGTCCTTGGCCTCCCCTTTACCAGCGGATATCAATTTCGACTTGTCGCCGCTGCCGAACGTGAAAGTGTCAGCGCCGGCGCTGATCCCATTCCATACCACGGGCTCGGCGAGCGAGAGGAGCCAAAGCCCTTGAAAACCCGATGCGGCATTGAGCTGTCCCGTCCACACGGTCGTTGAGCTGCAGCCCCCGAAGTTGACTGTAAAGCTGATCGCTGTGCCGCTATTGGTTTGGGCCAGCCAGCCTGTCATCGGCTGAGGGGCGCCTTCGTCGCAGCTATTCGTTGCGTTATTTGTATAGGTGCCGGAAATGGCGCCCGTGCTCTGGTCGTAGCTGTTGACCGCCAGAACCGAGCCGTATTGGTTGTTCCAGGTCCAGATGGGCTGCGCCCGTGCGGGTGCCGCCATCAGCAGCCCAAGGCCAGCCAAAGCCATCCATCTTGTGAGTGTCCGTTTATCTTGATGCATCACCGACTCCATGTCGCTTCAGAAAGATCGCGCTTTGCATATAAACCTCTCTTTCAAGATTTACAATCCAACCGTGCATTCTACTATATCGCCCTTACGAGTTGCTTTATTCTATATGCCGTTTAGGTTTGGGCCAATCGTGCTTTTCATTCAGCACGGCGAGGGACAACTTCCTCCACAATGTCGGTCGGCGCCGGCGCATCGGTCTAACCCACCCATATGTGGGAACGGCCTGGGCCGCGAGATCTTTCCTGGTTGAACAAGAGATGACTGTGCGGTCATGAGTTCGGCTTCGAGTAAGGCACTTGGCCGCTGGCGAACGCGCGGCTTCCTGCGCCATGCTTTCATCAAACAACACGGCCACTATAGGAACGGAACATATTATTTTCCTGTAGACGGCAGTGGCGTCGTCTCGGTCCGGGTGGGCAGTATCGGATACTCAATCTTGGGCAGCTGCCCGGTCAGCGAATTCAGAAACGCGACAATATCGTTCTGTTCCTTATCGCTAAGCTTGGCGTCAAGCTGAACTTCAGCCATCACGCCGACAGCTTGCTTAAGGCTCCAAACCTGACCCGAATGGAAGTATGGCGGTCGCAACGCGACGTTGCGCAACGGTGCTGCACGAAAAACGTATTCGTCGCTGGCCACTTTTGTGACGGCGGATCTGCCTTTGTCGGCTGTCGGAAGCAAGCTTGTGCTTGGTCTTTCGACGGCGCCAAATGGAAAGTAATCCTGTCCGCCAACGTTGATTCCATTGTGACAGGAGGAGCATCCTGTTTCCATGAATAGCTTCAATCCAGCTTTCTGCTGAACGTTGAGAGCATTTGGATCGCCTTCAAGGTACTGATCGAAAGGGGCCGCGGGCGTAATGAGAACCGCTTCAAAGGCCTCGATCGACTTCGCGAAGTTGTCAAAGGTGACTGGCGATGCCTCGATTGGAAAGGCCTTTTTGAACATGACCACATAGTCGCTCATCGAGTTCAGCGTGTTGATCACATGCTCTGGAGTCGCGTTCATTTCAACACTCGCCTGCACGGGGCCCTTTGCTTGCGCCTTGAGATCCGGCGCCCGCCCATCCCAGAACTGCGCCACATTGAAGACTGCGTTATATACGGTGGGGGCCCGGCGTGGCCCTAGTTGCCAGCCGTGACCGATCGATGTCGGACCCGCATCCGCTCCGCCGGTACCTAGATTGTGACAAGTATTGCAGCTAATGATCCCGCTAGCCGAGATTCGCGGATCGAAGAACAGCATCTTACCGAGCTCGACCTTCTCGTGGGTAACCGGGTTGTCCTTCACCGCAGGAACGACCGAGGGGATCGGTTTGAACGTCCGCCTAGCAGCGTTCATCAAATCATCGTCTGCGCCTGCCTGTGACGAGACGAGTATCGCAATGGCCGCGACACACAACTTGCGTACAAGGTGGACTTCCAGGACCGCGGGCTTCTTTCTAATATGGATCATCGGTACCAGTTCTCATTGATGCTCTGGGGAATTGGAAGACATGACGCCGTGCTCGTCGCCCGTGGCGTTAACGCAGCTGCAACTCACCTGACGTTCACGCTCGAGTCGCCGCGGCAAATCATCACAATAGAGCGACGCGCTTCAGGCTTTGCTCACGCAAAGTTCTTTCGAAAAGCCGCCGATCTTTCCGAGTTGTTCGCTGGCACCAGATGCTGCCGATCTGCGCAGCGTTTGCCCGGCTCCTGCAGTTTAACCCCTGTGCTGTACTTGGCTAAACTCCATTCGCGAGCGAACGCATTCCGCCTCCCGCGAAAGCGCGTCACGTGATACCAGCGGTCGGTTATATGGCTTCCAATGGCAATATGCGCGACGTTGAGGATCATTGCAGCATTCGGCATGCTCGTCGGCGTTAGTCGGCGCCTTTTAGACGAACTGCACCACGTAGGAATTCCAGTTGGGATAACACTGGTAATGGTCCACTTCCTTCCGGTCTACGGCGCTAGGTCACGAGCGCACGTAGATCTGCAAGGAGCCGACAACCGGCTTGATGGAGACGATACCGCGCACCCGGTCCTCCACCCTTTCAGAGGACCCGGGACGCGAACAGCAAGTCTCGTACCAAATGCGGCACCCGCCGAACTCCGCGCAGAAACAAGCGCTTGAGAAGCTCGACGAGCAATTGCGGCGCATCACCCGATTGAAGCAATCGCGACCTATGTCGGACATGGGACACACGATTCGCTACAGCTGAGACATTGGTGAATATCGAACGGAGCGGCTGGCGATATCTTTGCGCGCTACAGATGTGCGCGAGCGGGGCACATACTACAGTCAACGATCCCAGCGTTCACCAAGGATATAAACACTTGCACCAGATTGCACAAATCATGCCTTGCCAACACCATGAGCCAAGTCAACAGGCTCCAGGCCGAGCAACGCAGGAAGCTGCGCTGGTTCTCTGATCGTCAAACGCATGCGCTCTGCGAGCCACCGCCGATCAACAACAATGTCCCGCGCTTTGCGGTCAGCCGCAGCGGGTGGGTTATTTGGGAGATGAAATACGCTACGCGCCGGTCAACTACCAACGATGGTGATTGATCAAAATGACAGAAGCATGTCACCTGACTGAGCTGCGGGATTGCCCAAACGACTTAGCCAACGAGAATTCGACTAAGGACGCACTGTGCGCCCGACAGGTCAACGCACCTCCAAGGAATCGGCATGCAATATCAACCAAAATCGGCTGTTATCAATCGACCTGAGCGAAGCTCAGGCTCCTCGCTTTCACAAATTCTGCGCGACGAAATCTGCTCCAACAGCGCCCTCTCATTCTTGATGGAGGCCCATGATGCGCTTTCGGGCGCGATTGCCAAGCGCGCGGGCTTCAAGAGCCTGTGGGCGTCGGGCCTCTCCATTGCCAGCTCTCTCGGCTACCGCGATGCCAACGAGGCTTCTTGGAGCCAACTCGTCGACGTGGTTGAGCGCATAGTGGACTCGACCGAATTGCCTGTGCTCGTTGACGGCGATGGCGGGTTCGGGAATTTCAACAATGCGCGCCTGCTGGCACGCAAACTCCATCAGCGTCGCGCCGCCGGGATTGCGCTGGAGGACAGCTGTTTTCCGAAAATAAACTCGTTTGTTGGCGATCGGCATCCCCTGGCCGACGTCAATGAATTTTCCGGCCGCCTGCGGGCCGTGAAAGATACAGTCGCGGACGACTTGGTCCTGGTCGCCCGGACCGAAGCGCTGATAGCCGGCCAGGGAATGGACGAGGCTATTCTGCGCGCCAGCGCTTACGCCGCGGCTGGTGCCGACGCGATCCTCATTCACTCAAGCAAGACCACCGCAGAGGAGGTCCTCTCCTTTGCCGCTGCCTGGCAACACCGTCTGCCTGTCGTGATCGTTCCGACGAAATACTATCGGACACCAGTCTCTGCATACCGTGACGCCGGTATCTCCACGGTGATCTGGGCCAACCACTCCATGCGTTCCGCAATAGCAGCAATGATGAACGTGTGCGGCCGTATTATCGCTGAGGAAAGCATTGCCGGCATTGAACCAGATATCGCGAGACTCGACGAGGTTTTTGATTTGTTGAGGTACGACGAACTCGCCGATGCGGAAATGAGATATCTCCACCTTCCCTGACTCGTTCTAGCTGCTCACTCACCGTGCTCGTCCTTGACGACCTCCTGCCCGCAACAATCGGCCACATCGACCAATGCTTCACCGCAAAGTCGATCGGAGCATTAGCTGCCCTCAACCGCCGGAGATATCGCACGATGGCCCGACTGCGCTTACTGACCGCCCGGTACGTTGCAGCCGTTTTGGGTTTCTTCCGTTCGACGATCAAGGCTAGCGTCGGCCCAAAACACTCCACTTCTCCCAAAATGACCGCGACATATCCCCTTGGCGATGAAATGGAATGAAATGGCTAACACTCCTCCTAAGAAAGCCGTCATTCTCGCAGCCGGCGTGGGCTCGAGGCTGCGTCCAATGACCGATTTACGCCCTAAGCCTCTGGTCGAGGTGAACGGCACTCCAATCCTTCACAACGCTCTTATTAACCTGCAAGCCGTCGGTGTCGACGAGGTCACGATCGTCGTGGGCTACCGGAAAGATGCCATACAATATGCCTGTGGTAATCGCTTTGGCAATATCGAAGTCAAATATGTGGAGTCCTCGGTCTTCAACCACACCGGGAGCGCCTATTCTCTTTGGCTTGCTCGCGACGCATTGCTCTCCGGCGACTGCTTTCTTCTTGAGGGCGATGTCTTCTTCGAGAAAGACGCGTTGGGCTATCTGCTGCTCGGAGAGGCGACCGATACGGCTGCGGTCGCCCCCTTCAACGAGCTGATGGAAGGATCAGCAGTTCTGCTGTCGGATAGCGGCTTTATCTCAGCTTTTCGCATGAAGCAAACTGCCGCAAATGTTCTCGCGGATGGTCCAACACTATTCAAGACAATGAACTTGCTTCGCTTCTCGGCGTCCACTCTCAGGGACCGAATCGTGCCAGCGCTGGACGATATCATCACTTCGGGAGCTAGGCGGGCGTATACGGAGGAGCTCCTTGCTTATCTTGTGGAAAGGCGCGGCTTACAACTCGCAGCGGCTCGTTGCGACGATCTCAGGTGGTATGAAATCGACAGCACCGAAGATCTGCGCATCGCGGAGCGCATTTTCAGCTAAGCGCACGATTTCATGTCCTGCCGGATGAGCTTTGGGCTCCATGCCAGCGTATCCCTGCAATCCGACGAACGCGGATAAGATCTGATAGCAAAATTCGTTCAGTGGCCGGCGTCACCTGGATCCGAAGACATACACTCTCTTCCCGCTCAGCTGATCGTCGTATCGATCTCATCCAACCGTACCTCTGTCAAATCTTCTACACGGAGCGCCTCACGGCGACTCCGAGCGCACGCAACGGTATTAACGCCTGGTATGAGCCGAGAGAGTAACGCCGTTCATGTCAGCTCTCATAACGAAGCTACGAAGCTCTCGATTAAGCGAATAACCTTAGGGCTTAGAGCCCGTTGCGATGCGTCTACAACACGCAGACGACTGCCAATGAAGCTCGAGGCAATGTAACGAATTCAAAAGACGCATTGCAATGCTGAACGCTAATTTTCGCGTCAATCCGGCCATCGATCCTAGGTCAGCCTAGGCCAGTCAACCAACTTGGGCTGCGGTCAACTACCAACGCTAGTAATTGATCTAGACGACGGAAACAGGCACTGAAGCAGACGTCGAGTTAGCCCAAACTCACCTGGAGGTATTTGCGCATGCAAGATTGCTTCAGGTCACGCCAACGGCCCGATCGACGCGCTGATATGTCGCCTACGGAAGTGTTACGGCACCATTTCCCGGGTTCTCTGGGCCGAATTGCCGTCAGTGAGACCGTACTGGCGCCGAAGCGAATAGAGCTACTTCACGATCTCGGCAATTAGCTCGCGAGGAGCACACATGCTGGCGCAACGGATGTCTTTGCTTTCAGGTTCTGGCACCGCCGCCGCCCGTGAGGCTGCCAAAGATGCAGCCTCAGCCGGCCGTCAGGTTATCGATCTTGCGGCCGGCGAAGTCATCATCGAGCCCCCATCATCGGTACGCGAGGGAGCGATTGCCGCCATCAATGCCGGGACGAACCGCTATACGGATTCCGTCGGCCTGCCGCCGCTTCGCAAGGCTGTCGCGGAAAAGCTATGCGCGGAAACGGGGATCGGCTGGAGTTCGGACGACATCGTGATCACTGCGGGCGCAAAGCAAGGGCTGCTCGACGCTGCGTTGGCCTTGTTCAATCCGGGCGATGAGGTCATCATCATTCGACCCTGCTGGCCGACATTCCATTCCCAAGTTCTTCTCGCCGGCGCGGCACCCGTGTTCGTTGATGCTCGTCCCCCGACGTATATTCCCGACATCGGCACAATCCGCGCCGCTGTCACACCGCGCACGAAAGCCATCATCATCAACTCGCCGAACAATCCTACCGGCGCGGTTTATGATCGAACGACCCTTCAAGCCATCGGCGATCTTGCGATCAACTATCAGCTTTGGATCGTCTCGGACGAATGCTACTCCAGCTTGATATTCACTGGTTCGCGCCATGAATCGATTGTCATGGCACATCCAGGCGTACGTTCACGGACCATCCTGGTCAACGCATTCTCCAAGGAGTTAGCGATAACCGGTTGGCGCTTGGGTTACTTCGCGGCTCCCCCCGAGATCGTATCCGCAGCCAAAAAGCTGCAGAGTCATACGACCTCAAATGCCAACGTGATCGCGCAGCACGCTATCCTGCACCACCTCCACACCGGTGACGGCCGCTTTGAAAGGGTGATGTATCAGCGCCTTTTTGACGCTCGTCATACTTGTCTTCGCATATTGGCTGGCCTGCAGGACGTGCCTCCGCCGGGTGCCGAGGGCACATTTTTCTTTTATCTCGATCTGAGCAGGCTCATCTCCTCTCTGCCACCTGGATCTGCCGTTCGAACCAGCGACGATGTTGCACGATTGCTTCTGGAGGAGTCCGGCGTGGGATCCGTTCCCGGCAGCGTCTTTGGTGACGTGAACGGGCTGCGTTTTTCCTTCGGTGCTCCGCCAGAGCTGCTGGAGCCGGCGCTAAAAAAGATCGTTCACACCCTGAATAGTCTTAACACCCGGCAAGCGGCCTTCTGACCGGCTAGAAGGAGCATTCTGGCGTGGGCCATTGTACATCAAGTTTTAGCGCAGCGGTGAGCTCCATTTGGCCTGCAACAGGAGCAAGGCAATGATCGGGCATCTGCGAGACTATGCAAACGCTATCACGGCTCTCGCCTACCTGTTTGCCGTCATCGGATTATTCCTGGCGTTGAACGGCAAGGTCGAGCTCGGCGTTGCCGCGATGCTTTGGACCTGGTTTCTGGACCATTGGGACGGACATGTTGCGCGCAAGACGCGCCAGCTCCGCCGCCCGGGTGTTGCGGAGTTCGGAAAGAGCTTTGATGGCTTTGCTGACTTTATTCATGGCGTCGTTTTCCCCGCTGCTATCATTATCCTCGTTGGACAAGGTACGCCCCTGTCGCTGGTCGCGAGCTTAGCGCTGGTATTGGCGGGAGCGATCAGGCTCAGTCATTTCGAAAATGCAGGACTCACGGCCGATGCGCGATTTAGCGGCATTCCGGTTTCATACGATACGCCCCTTTTAGCGATCCTGCTACTCATTCGCCCGATGCTATCGAACGATGCTTTTCCGACGATTGTTGCGGCTGCCTTCATTGTCCTCGCCGTGTTGCACGTAACCACAGCGATCCGCGTTCCGGCCATTCGTGGAACTGCGGTGCCGATCGCCACCGGCTTTGCGCTCGCTGGTTGCGTGGCACTTGTTTGGAACGCACGACCTTAAGGCACTTGTTCCGCCACAACAACTTTGCTGCTGCTATGATCAGGATGAAGATGAACACGATGCACAAGCCGACAATTCCAGTACGCGATAGATGTTTGGGCAAAGACGGACTGATCGGCCTCAATCTCAATCATCCTCCGCCTGTTCCCGGGACATTCGACCGCATTTTCGCAGACGCGCTCAAAGATGTCTTCCAGAGGACATCGCCATCAAGTCTTGTAACGACACACCGCTGGACCGGAACGGAGGACGATCGTTCCATGGGTGCCGAATTCACTGGTCGGCGGCTGGGTGCCCCGCCGAATGTCGACCGAATTGTTCTCACCCACAGCACGCAATCTGCGATTCACATGATGCTTCCCGCGCTCGTTCCAAATGGGCGGTCCTTGGTCGTCGAGCAAATGACCTACCCGCCAATCCGGACTTTTGCGCAACGCTACGGGATACCTACTATTGACGTCCTGATGGATGATAACGGCGTCGAGCCAAATTCCTTCGAAGATGTGTGCAGGAGGTCGCGGCCGGCGGCTCTCTATTTGGTTACAACCTTTCAGAACCCAACGACGATCACTATGTCGCTGAATCGCCGAATACAGATTGCCGAAATCGCCAAACGTTACGATGTGCAAGTCATCGAAGATGACGTCTATAGTCTTTTGAGCTCGACTCCGATCAAGCCGATCTCCGCGATCGCTCCGGAGAACTCTTGGTATCTCTTGGGAACAGCAAAGAGCTTCGCCGCGGGACTGAAACTGGCTTTTGTTGTCGCACCTAGTTCCTCCGATGCTTTTCGGGTGTTTTGGCCCGGAGTTCGCGCGACCTATTGGATGGCAGCACCGACAAGTGCGGCGTTGATGTCGAACTTTATAAGAAGAGGCGGCGACTTAGACATCCTGGCGGCAGTGAAAAAGGAACTTCAGTCGCGACACCAACTACTCAACGAGATTGCAGGCGATCGCCGCTACGTCGCGAACCCAGGCTGCCTTCACGTTTGGTTTCCGCTGCCTAAGTCGCATCCAAGTCAGCAGGTCGCGGACGCAATTAAGGCGGACGGCGTTCAGGTTGCAGCCAGCAGTGCGTATGCATCGGCGTCTTTCCACCCCGCGGAGGCGATCAGGGTCGGTATCGGCAACCCTGAAGCACCCGAACTGCTCGAGCTTGCGATAAAAATAGTTCGGAAACACCTTCCGTCAAGAATGAGCTAATGAACCGGCGGTGACGTGCCCATGGTGATCCATTTTGAATGGAGTTTGAAGGATGCCAATCGCAATTGCTGAAAGGCCGCTGGACGTCGTGTTGACACTTCGCCACAAGCTATTGAGGCCCGACAGAAGACCAGAGAAATTAGTGTCGCCAGCCGACGTTTCGACACTGGCCATTCACTTGACCGCGAGTGTGAATGGTCAGACCGTTGGGATGCTCTCTGCCGGTCCCGAGCGCTGCCCGTTCGATTCCTGGGATAGCAGTTGGAGATTGAGAGGCCTCGCTGTGGTTGAGTTCGCGCGACGACGGGGAGTAGCAACAGCGCTTTTGAAATCTGTAATTGTCCGGTCGCATGCTAAGGGAGCTCGTGCGCTTTGGGGCATGACAAGAATCGCCGCGGTGCCCGTACATACTCGGCTCGGTTTTGAAACAATTGGCACGCAATACGAAGTTCCGCCTGCCGGCCCGCATTGTTCAACTTTTGTAAGATTGACGGATGAACTGGTGTCGTCGCTTTCAGATCGGCAAGAAGCTGCAAATGGCGCGCGACGAAGTGACGGCAGGCGCCGTGCCTAAGATCGCTGCCGGCATGACAGGCGCGCCCCCGCGTTATCCAAAGGGTCATACTACGCGCAGAGGAAATTAGCATGAAATCCAGCATTCCAATGACAGCCATATATTCGGGTGTAGCCGACCTGTATCAGCTCTCACGACCAGAATATCCGATTCAGGCGGCAACTCTGGTTGCTGATCGGGTCGATAGCCAACTCGGCGACAAGTACTGGGTTGATGTAGGGTCAGGCACCGGAAAGTTTACGCGTCCACTCGCTCATTTTATTGGCGATAAATGCAGGATATTTGGTGTTGAACCAAACGAAGATATGATAGCAGAGGCAAATAAGGCAGATAACAAAGAGATCACATATCTAAAATCTCCTGCTGAGACGCTGCCTTTTGCTCGTAACTCAGCCGCGGTAGTGAGCGCCGCCGCCTCTGCGCAACTCTTCGATCGACCTCGCTATTATAAGGAGGTCGAGCGAATTCTAGCATCGAGCGGCGTTATCGCCTTCATTTATAATCACGGGCGCTTTTCGGAGAGCGAGTTTCTATCCGCGTATCAGAATTTATATGAAGCTAATGTGCCGGGCTATCGACGCGGAACGTTTGCGAATCGGCACGGCACATTCTCGGAGGTGCATTTTGCCGAAGAACTCGCCGCTCTATCTACCTTTGAGCAAATCGAAGAAGAGTGCATCGAATGGACGCACTTCTATGACCGTCAAAGCATTGAGGCGAGGTTCACATCGACAATCCATTTCCAGCATGCTTTCAAGAATCGAGCACGAGACGAGCTTATTCGCGAGCTGCACACTTTAATCGACAAGTACATAGGTTCGGATGGAAGGTTGGAATTTCCGTTTACGACATTTGTCGTAAGTGCGACCAAAGTATAGATCAGTCTTTGGCCGATTATTGGGGTGCAGTGACAATAGCACAGGATGATGCGATGGAGAAACGCCGAGAAAGCCAACTGTCGTCAGAGGTTGATCTCCATTCCGAGGGAAAGGCTCATGGTTATCTACGCGTTCCGTTTTCCAGCAACAGTGCCGGATTTGGTTGGATACCCGTTCCCATCGCAGTAGTAAAAAATGGGGAAGGCCCCAGCGTTTTGCTGATGGCAGGCAGTCATGGGGATGAATATGAGGGACAAGTCTTACTCATGAATCTGCTACGCAGCATCACGACGGATAACATCCAAGGCCGGCTGATAATCCTTCCAGGCGTGAACGCTCCGGCTGTCGCCGCTGGGACTCGGGTATCTCCGATTGACGACGGCAACCTTAACCGTCTTTTTCCCGGGGACGCAAACGGTACGCCGACCGAGATGGTTGCTCACTACATCGATAGCGTCTTACTACCGCAAGTTCGTTACTGCTTTGATTTTCATTCGGGCGGCTAT is from Bradyrhizobium xenonodulans and encodes:
- a CDS encoding avidin/streptavidin family protein — encoded protein: MHQDKRTLTRWMALAGLGLLMAAPARAQPIWTWNNQYGSVLAVNSYDQSTGAISGTYTNNATNSCDEGAPQPMTGWLAQTNSGTAISFTVNFGGCSSTTVWTGQLNAASGFQGLWLLSLAEPVVWNGISAGADTFTFGSGDKSKLISAGKGEAKDGPGEKLSNTKNRK
- a CDS encoding cytochrome-c peroxidase; this translates as MIHIRKKPAVLEVHLVRKLCVAAIAILVSSQAGADDDLMNAARRTFKPIPSVVPAVKDNPVTHEKVELGKMLFFDPRISASGIISCNTCHNLGTGGADAGPTSIGHGWQLGPRRAPTVYNAVFNVAQFWDGRAPDLKAQAKGPVQASVEMNATPEHVINTLNSMSDYVVMFKKAFPIEASPVTFDNFAKSIEAFEAVLITPAAPFDQYLEGDPNALNVQQKAGLKLFMETGCSSCHNGINVGGQDYFPFGAVERPSTSLLPTADKGRSAVTKVASDEYVFRAAPLRNVALRPPYFHSGQVWSLKQAVGVMAEVQLDAKLSDKEQNDIVAFLNSLTGQLPKIEYPILPTRTETTPLPSTGK
- the aepX gene encoding phosphoenolpyruvate mutase → MQYQPKSAVINRPERSSGSSLSQILRDEICSNSALSFLMEAHDALSGAIAKRAGFKSLWASGLSIASSLGYRDANEASWSQLVDVVERIVDSTELPVLVDGDGGFGNFNNARLLARKLHQRRAAGIALEDSCFPKINSFVGDRHPLADVNEFSGRLRAVKDTVADDLVLVARTEALIAGQGMDEAILRASAYAAAGADAILIHSSKTTAEEVLSFAAAWQHRLPVVIVPTKYYRTPVSAYRDAGISTVIWANHSMRSAIAAMMNVCGRIIAEESIAGIEPDIARLDEVFDLLRYDELADAEMRYLHLP
- a CDS encoding phosphocholine cytidylyltransferase family protein gives rise to the protein MKWNEMANTPPKKAVILAAGVGSRLRPMTDLRPKPLVEVNGTPILHNALINLQAVGVDEVTIVVGYRKDAIQYACGNRFGNIEVKYVESSVFNHTGSAYSLWLARDALLSGDCFLLEGDVFFEKDALGYLLLGEATDTAAVAPFNELMEGSAVLLSDSGFISAFRMKQTAANVLADGPTLFKTMNLLRFSASTLRDRIVPALDDIITSGARRAYTEELLAYLVERRGLQLAAARCDDLRWYEIDSTEDLRIAERIFS
- a CDS encoding pyridoxal phosphate-dependent aminotransferase, which encodes MLAQRMSLLSGSGTAAAREAAKDAASAGRQVIDLAAGEVIIEPPSSVREGAIAAINAGTNRYTDSVGLPPLRKAVAEKLCAETGIGWSSDDIVITAGAKQGLLDAALALFNPGDEVIIIRPCWPTFHSQVLLAGAAPVFVDARPPTYIPDIGTIRAAVTPRTKAIIINSPNNPTGAVYDRTTLQAIGDLAINYQLWIVSDECYSSLIFTGSRHESIVMAHPGVRSRTILVNAFSKELAITGWRLGYFAAPPEIVSAAKKLQSHTTSNANVIAQHAILHHLHTGDGRFERVMYQRLFDARHTCLRILAGLQDVPPPGAEGTFFFYLDLSRLISSLPPGSAVRTSDDVARLLLEESGVGSVPGSVFGDVNGLRFSFGAPPELLEPALKKIVHTLNSLNTRQAAF
- a CDS encoding CDP-alcohol phosphatidyltransferase family protein, with amino-acid sequence MIGHLRDYANAITALAYLFAVIGLFLALNGKVELGVAAMLWTWFLDHWDGHVARKTRQLRRPGVAEFGKSFDGFADFIHGVVFPAAIIILVGQGTPLSLVASLALVLAGAIRLSHFENAGLTADARFSGIPVSYDTPLLAILLLIRPMLSNDAFPTIVAAAFIVLAVLHVTTAIRVPAIRGTAVPIATGFALAGCVALVWNARP
- a CDS encoding aminotransferase-like domain-containing protein produces the protein MNTMHKPTIPVRDRCLGKDGLIGLNLNHPPPVPGTFDRIFADALKDVFQRTSPSSLVTTHRWTGTEDDRSMGAEFTGRRLGAPPNVDRIVLTHSTQSAIHMMLPALVPNGRSLVVEQMTYPPIRTFAQRYGIPTIDVLMDDNGVEPNSFEDVCRRSRPAALYLVTTFQNPTTITMSLNRRIQIAEIAKRYDVQVIEDDVYSLLSSTPIKPISAIAPENSWYLLGTAKSFAAGLKLAFVVAPSSSDAFRVFWPGVRATYWMAAPTSAALMSNFIRRGGDLDILAAVKKELQSRHQLLNEIAGDRRYVANPGCLHVWFPLPKSHPSQQVADAIKADGVQVAASSAYASASFHPAEAIRVGIGNPEAPELLELAIKIVRKHLPSRMS
- a CDS encoding GNAT family N-acetyltransferase, giving the protein MLSAGPERCPFDSWDSSWRLRGLAVVEFARRRGVATALLKSVIVRSHAKGARALWGMTRIAAVPVHTRLGFETIGTQYEVPPAGPHCSTFVRLTDELVSSLSDRQEAANGARRSDGRRRA
- a CDS encoding class I SAM-dependent methyltransferase; translated protein: MKSSIPMTAIYSGVADLYQLSRPEYPIQAATLVADRVDSQLGDKYWVDVGSGTGKFTRPLAHFIGDKCRIFGVEPNEDMIAEANKADNKEITYLKSPAETLPFARNSAAVVSAAASAQLFDRPRYYKEVERILASSGVIAFIYNHGRFSESEFLSAYQNLYEANVPGYRRGTFANRHGTFSEVHFAEELAALSTFEQIEEECIEWTHFYDRQSIEARFTSTIHFQHAFKNRARDELIRELHTLIDKYIGSDGRLEFPFTTFVVSATKV